In Setaria viridis chromosome 5, Setaria_viridis_v4.0, whole genome shotgun sequence, the genomic stretch GTCAATACTCCATCAGAATGCATAAAGCTGATAGCCCCTAACGCACAAAAAAATCGTATGAGCTATCTTACAGAGTTACAGCAGAAAAttatgttgtttatttactgtttataaTCCTAGTCCACTGCGATTGGATCTCTTGTTGTTAGCACCTCCACCTCGAAGAGGCCGAGCTGCAGCGTGGCGTTGATCCACGCGTAGATCTCGTAGCGGCCGACGAAGTAGGCGCCGTCCATCAGGCATCATGCCGATGTTGATCGCCGCCATCACCGTCCCTAAAGATCCCAGGCAGATCGGAATGTGCCAAGACGGTCTtcacggcggcggtgctgcatATTCCCAAATCCGGCTTGTCTAGTTCTCGCAATCGCATGACTGTGGAAGACCTCacgggcggcgatggcgatgcGGCGGTGTGGGGAGGCCGGGTTGGTCCCTGCCAGTGTGAAGAAGAGCTGGTTCACGGCCGCCTACGCTACTGCCAAGAGCCGCACCGGCGCCATGGTGCGCCTGTGGCGTCGATGGCAGGAGTGGCAGCGGGGGAGCTGGGGTGGAGAATGGAGCAGAGGGCCGCgacggaggcggagggcgaGACGGTGGAGGCGGAGAAGCCCCGCAGCGGCTTCCCCGGCCCCCGggacagcgccggcggcgggcgcgtcgGATCTGCCACTGCTGTAGGTGGTGTCAGGGTAGAGCGACGACGCAGAGCAGCAGGACGCCAGGACGGGGGCGATCGAGCGAACGCTGCCTCGACGAGTCCTGGCGCCGCCGACTTGGTTCGAATCCGACTCGGAGTCAGACTTCGTTCGCCGCGGGAGACGAGCAGCGGGCTACGGAAACTAGAGAAACTCTTCTATCCGACAATCCGATTCCGACTCCTGTTCACCCTTCACGCGCTATATAGTCGGTAGTCGCCCGATCCTCTCCCCTCTAGGCCTCTCACAATTTCCCGGCTGCGAACGCGCAatggaggcagcagcagcgtcCACGGCATCCAAGTTGGGCCTTCCGCCAGGCTTCCGCTTCGTGCCCACCGACGAGGAGGTGGTCGTGCACTACCTCCTCCGTCGCATCCAGAACCAGCCCCTCCCGGTCGGCGACATCCTCGACGACGACCCGCTGAGCGCGCCTCCGTGGCTCCTCCTCGCGAAGCACGGGCGGAAGGGAGACGCGTTCTTCTTCGCGGAGGGGCAGGCCATGAAAGGTAAGGGCAGCCGCCAGAAGAGGAGCTGCGCGGGCGGCGGGACCTGGGAAGGCCAGGGCCAGAGGAAGGCTGCCAAGGGCCGCGAGGGCGAGAAGCTGCGCGTGCGCGTGGACGGCGAGGAGATCGAGTGGCGGAAGTACGCGCTCAACTTCCAGGGGGAAGTAATCAAGGGCAGCACGGGCTGGGTCATGCACGAGTACTCCATCACcgcgccgcccgagctcgcCGCGTCGCCGGTGAGGGTGTACCGCATCCGCTTCAGCGGCCACGGCAAGAACGCCCAGAAGCGCAAGAGGAATGAGATCGACTGGGCCagcgacgaggaagaggaggtgtaCCAAGGCGCGGCACGCGCCGCGGCCCGTCCCGCGGTGGCAGAGCCCGATGCGCTGTTCGTCGGCGGGTGCCCGTCAgcaccgcagcccgagcccgtCAGCTATCTACCCGTTCCAGTGGTGGCGGGGTCTGATGCTCTGTTCGTCGGTGGGTGCCCGTCGGCGCCGCAGCTCGGGCCCGTCAGCTATCTTCCCATGGCGCCGGTGTATGTTGGCAATGGCAATCTTGCTGAATGGACGGGAACCGGAGCGGGCGGTGCGTtgtcggcggcgacgtcgtcgttGGCTCAGGACCTGCCGGCGctggtggacggcggcggcgaggactgGAACTTCATATTCTCCTCGGATGATTTGCTGCCCGGTTTCGAGTTCTCAGGAGCGGCTGATGCTGGAGCCATGTCAGCCCCGATGGTGCCAGCTGCATGATCAAACACGTCGATTGTCGCTAACTGCTTGTGATTTGTCGTTGTAGCTTGAGATAGCGAATTGCTGGATGTGCTGATTTTGTGCGCGGAGAGCGTCTCTTCAGTTTGTATGTGCTTCCTCTGGGTTTGTACCGTGGTTAACATTCTTGACTTGTTCGAAGAACAAGATTCGATTTTTAGTCTCAAATTCCATTGCCCTGTTTTCGACTAATTTCATTTCTACGTAGCAGAATATAATGTGTGGTACTGAGAGAACCATGGATTTTAAGTTGCATCGCTGCATTGGTCTCCCATCAGCTCGTGACATGGCAGAGTTCGTCATGGGGCTCTGTTTTTTTCCTGTCCGGAAAGAAACTGTTACGATATGTAAACGATGAAACACGTTGTGAGTTCCACCGGACGAATTCATCCACCGCCGCCCAAAAATAAGAAATGCTTCTACGCTCATGTTTGGGTATGAATATTGTTGATCGTGGGGCACGGTATTGTCGCATGGTCCGGGTAGATTATAAGCATGTTTTGCCCGTAACTGGAAGGTTCGAATCATGCTTATATCCCTGCGATTCTCCTAGGTAGCCATgatttcagagttcagactctGCCATGTTTCAGTTCTTCAGGTGTGATGGTTTAACTGCGTAATCTGGTGTTGTAGCTTGGGATGGCGAATTTGCTATGTCGGTTGATTTTGTGCGTGGAGAGCCTTTCGTCAGAAGATTCGCCAATTCGTGTTTGAGTTTGTAACTTTGTATAATGGCTGAAGTTACATTCTTGAGTTGAACGAAGGAATGATATTTGATGCAGTCATGTTTTGTGTTGGTTTATTGGATCATTGGCAGGTGTTTGGTATTTTGGACTTCTGCTATCTTTTCGTATTTGCCTTGTTTCTACATAACGGAATATGATGTGTGATACTGAGAGAACCATGAAATGTGAGTTATGGCGTTGTAAGTTGCATCAGCTGCATTATTAATCGACCCAAAAAGACATAATTAATCGATTGTCTCCTTGTTTTAAGCATGGCAGAGTACAGAGTTTATCTCAGAGCCCTGTATTTCCCCCCTAAATTGTAGAGGTTCACTGCTGTGATGCTGTGTCTACTCTCCAGTTCCTACAGTACGCAACATCCTACAGCCGACTGGATGAGTGGATGACTGAGCATGAGCCCAGCTGTACCTGATCTTTTTTATTTCAGGCTGTATTGCCAATGTTCCAGCAAAACTACCGTTGACAACAACATGATAAGTTGATTTGCAATTAGTCGATTCATCATACGAGGAACTTTCTCAACAGCTTGGGGAATTAGAGCTCAAAATGGCCAAAGTAGCGTGCCTGTTTTTTCTTTATAAATCTTGATATAGTAGGGACGTCACCTTGGATGATTATCTGGCCATCTTCCATATAAATAGCACCATCCGCGTATTTCAATTCTTCCAGCCGATGGGTCACCCATAATGCGGCGACCTCCCCATCAGCAACTAGAGAGTTCCTTACTGCCTTTATCACACCCATCTGCAATTGCAGAAAACGGAGATTAGAGCACTCATGGTAATAGGACTGCCACTAACTGCATAATAGACACAGCAAAATGATTACCAAATGCAAACTCTTTCATCAGATCGTTTGGCATAAATGGTTACAGTGCAAGTAGCCGTACCTTATATAAGGCATGATGATAAACAAAGTACTGGAAGGAACATGAAAGGGAGAGCAATGCAGCACTCACTGAATCATGAAACCCAGAAAATGAAGGTCGGTACCTGGTCATGTTCATCTAAGAATGTTGTCAGCTCGTCCAGCAGTAATACTTTGGATGCTTCAGCTAAAGCACCAGCAATTGCAACTCTCTGCTTCTGCCCACCACTCAGGGTTTGGATTGGCCTCTGTTTTGGATGAAGGATGTTTATGAACCATGTGAAGATATTAGATTATAATCCAGAAGGTGGATTTCAGTTGCCTACTTGAGAGTAGCTCAACATCCCGACAGCATCTAAAGATTTTGACACCCTTGACCTGACCTCATCTAATGGAAGGTTGAGCTTACCAAGACCAAATGCAACATCAGATTCCACTGTAGGCATCACAACCTGCGTACAAAAGGTTAGAACTCAACAGGTAGTAGATACTGAGAAATACATTGTTTTTGCATATAAGGAAATGGCACATGCAATCTAGAAATGTCTTTTGTACATCCTACAACACATTTGATTCCAATGCATGCATTGAGTGATCAACATAAATGTATGGTTTGTCAAGGAAACGGAAGGTCACAGAGTTTTATGTATAGTAGCCCTAGGCCATAGGCAAGATTTGGTTCAAAAtgacccttatgcatgtaatgTTCCGAACAAAGAAGGCTATTCAGGAACACAAAACTAGATTCACAAGTGATggcccttttttttcccttgcatGATTAAAGAATACGTCTATCATGAAGACTTCTTAGTTCTTACCAGTGACCTCACCATATTATAATCAGTCACACGACGCACTAATGCTAGAAAACAAAGCTCTGAGTAATTATTGTGTGAATTTTGGTGCTCCGGTAGGAGATGCATACAAAAGCTTTTATGTGACAAATTGGCTGTGTCTATGACATAGTTCTCAACCACATGGTTACTCGTCCAATACAAAACAAAATAGCCAAGAGATGCTCAGAGTTTAACGCGTAAGCTGATACAGGGTACACTGGAATCAATAGATGTTATATGAGAACTTGTGTCAACACTACTTCAGATTTCTTTAAATGTAGTGTGAACATTTCGAAACTATTAGCAAATTAAAAGTCACCACCTGGTGATCAGGATTTTGGAAGACGTAGCTGCATGGCCCATTTAT encodes the following:
- the LOC117859282 gene encoding ABC transporter I family member 10 isoform X2 — translated: MAHGLAASVGGPLRCCPSASSSPTNVRPILEAPHRRSLRARASASPPPAAPAIEGRDVGLSVTTRRGRVLPVLKGCSLHVPPGQLWMLLGPNGCGKSTLLKVLAGFLNPSAGTVYINGPCSYVFQNPDHQVVMPTVESDVAFGLGKLNLPLDERPIQTLSGGQKQRVAIAGALAEASKVLLLDELTTFLDEHDQMGVIKAVRNSLVADGEVAALWVTHRLEELKYADGAIYMEDGQIIIQGDVPTISRFIKKKQARYFGHFEL
- the LOC140222741 gene encoding uncharacterized protein, translated to MEAAAASTASKLGLPPGFRFVPTDEEVVVHYLLRRIQNQPLPVGDILDDDPLSAPPWLLLAKHGRKGDAFFFAEGQAMKGKGSRQKRSCAGGGTWEGQGQRKAAKGREGEKLRVRVDGEEIEWRKYALNFQGEVIKGSTGWVMHEYSITAPPELAASPVRVYRIRFSGHGKNAQKRKRNEIDWASDEEEEVYQGAARAAARPAVAEPDALFVGGCPSAPQPEPVSYLPVPVVAGSDALFVGGCPSAPQLGPVSYLPMAPVYVGNGNLAEWTGTGAGGALSAATSSLAQDLPALVDGGGEDWNFIFSSDDLLPGFEFSGAADAGAMSAPMVPAA
- the LOC117859282 gene encoding ABC transporter I family member 10 isoform X1 translates to MAHGLAASVGGPLRCCPSASSSPTNVRPILEAPHRRSLRARASASPPPAAPAIEGRDVGLSVTTRRGRVLPVLKGCSLHVPPGQLWMLLGPNGCGKSTLLKVLAGFLNPSAGTVYINGPCSYVFQNPDHQVVMPTVESDVAFGLGKLNLPLDEVRSRVSKSLDAVGMLSYSQRPIQTLSGGQKQRVAIAGALAEASKVLLLDELTTFLDEHDQMGVIKAVRNSLVADGEVAALWVTHRLEELKYADGAIYMEDGQIIIQGDVPTISRFIKKKQARYFGHFEL